The genomic interval ccaatcaattattattattaaagaTTTTAGATTCACTGTAACAATAATGAACAAAttattttagagattagtaTAATGAAAAGATGATTCATGCTGAAGACAAAAAGGATCGTCAgactaaaaccctaaaaaggACAAGTTATTTACATACCTCTGACATGATCTTACATTTCTAATCAGATTAGCGTATTTTGCATTTTAAAGATGGTTACCTCAAGAGAATTGAGATCCTTCTTGGAGAACTCAGAAGCATTAGGATATCTACCAGCTGAGAAGAACTCCAAGCGATTACAGAATTTGTCCTCGTAAAGACAGCTTCTAATGTTTTTCCAATGATGATTGTCGTTAACACGCTTCTGCAACCACTCAGAGTAGTCACCGAGTCTATACTCCTTATAAACCTTTCCGGGGATGGTTTCGCCAGAGCCTTTATTGGTGACGACAAAGGCGAAGATGGTGAAACAAAGGACCACGATGATTGACAAGAGCATCACGCAAAGGTAAAACCATAGGAGCCACGAAACTCTACAGCAAGATCCTATGACTCCTGCGAGTGCGACAACCATGAGAAAAGCGCCGAGAGCGATCATGGGTTTGTCGAAGAACCTCTCGCACTGCGTGTGGCCATGGAGGCTGAGCCAGATTCCGCTGGAGAGAATGGGAATGGACAAGAGGAAGACGAAGAAGTTGAGTATGCCTACGAGGCTGTTACTGCAACGAACCATGTTGTGATGTTTGGTGATGAAGAAGATTAGATGTAATCAGCATGGAACAAAATAAGATTTATATAGTGAAAGTTAAACGCGTCGAGGAAGGTAATAAGATCTGTAATGAAATTTCCTAATTACCTTATCTGACTACAGGACGAGTATGTGTAAATGTAATGTACTGCAGATGTTGTTTCTATTTCAAGACGTTTTGAATAATACCATTAAGGAAAGACCCTTAAATATCACGCGGTTTCTGAGCTAGTGAATTCaagttttcaaattttcaaatctgATTAGTTAATTATCTTACTTAATAGCAatataattagttaattatCTTACTTAATAGCAATATAACAATGAAATTACATTGTATAGAAATCAAAGAATCATTAACTAAAATACCATTtcgtttaaaatataaatacttttaatctcatttttaaatatatttttcttgctAAGTATGCATAGGTTAATGATATTTGCAATATTTTCCTCTTACATATACAGAgaattattaaaaaggaaagagatgatgataaaCACACAAGCTAATTTGGTGAAAACGTGTTTTTGTAAGTTAAGTAATACCATAATAGGCCATCGATTTAACTTTATTCAAAAATCAACAATATCTTGGGAAGAAATCAGCaacataaaaatcaaataattagTAATACGCATTATCTGTTGTatggtttcttttcttttacacCAGTAGGATTTTGTTGAAGGCCAAGGCTGGAATATACGTGTCAAAGTAAAAccaatcttttttatttatttaaaacctTTTTCTAGATAATTTTGTTAGTTGGTATCAACATTTTGGTTAAAACCTCATAGACCAGTGTTATGGGTATAGCGAAGCCCAGTTTTAagtattcaaataaaaaatcataaaagccCTTAACAATTAGAACAGGCCTGAGGCCCAAAGATAAAAGAAACTTTCGTTGTCGTTGCAGACGATGATTACGAAGAAGGTAGAAAGAACCTCATCAAGCGGttgcgcaaaaaaaaaaaaacctcaagCGATTGTAACATTGTTGCGTCATCTTTGAGGAGAAACAAGGATTTTTTTTATCTGTAGTTAAGAATATGATCCCTTATCTGGTGATCAATCAAGCTGGTTTAGCACATCAATAGAGTGAAAAGTGTTGCGGTGTAGTTGGTTGTTACGGTGTGGTTGGTTGTTACGTTCTTGCCAGTTCTAGTAGATGCAACTTTGTCAGGTTAGAAGTATCAGCCTACCTCTCCAATTATAGCTATTGAAAGATTGAAGTTGAGCTGTGAGTCTGTGACATCTTTCCATTGTTGTTGTGGAGACAGACTG from Raphanus sativus cultivar WK10039 unplaced genomic scaffold, ASM80110v3 Scaffold2204, whole genome shotgun sequence carries:
- the LOC108840211 gene encoding tetraspanin-9, with the protein product MVRCSNSLVGILNFFVFLLSIPILSSGIWLSLHGHTQCERFFDKPMIALGAFLMVVALAGVIGSCCRVSWLLWFYLCVMLLSIIVVLCFTIFAFVVTNKGSGETIPGKVYKEYRLGDYSEWLQKRVNDNHHWKNIRSCLYEDKFCNRLEFFSAGRYPNASEFSKKDLNSLESGCCKPSNDCNFTYISPTTWNKTSGTYKNPDCNTWDSDNKKLCYDCQSCKAGFIDNLKTSWKLVAIVNIVFLVVLIIVYAMACCAVKNNKDDNSYAQF